AGTGGAAAGGTGGCTGGTGTCCAGACCCAGTAATCCAGATCGTATTTCTGGCAGATTTCACTCATCCGTATTCGCATCTCTGCGGCAGGAACTTTAAAATGGGGGCTAGGATTTTCGTCTTCGTGAAACGGGATACCTTCAATCGCATTCGTGCCGAAAATAGCCAGTTCCCGAATGTACTGGTCAAACTGAGCAACGGTCCAGGCATCGTAGGAATTGGCGGTTGTTCGATACCCCAGTTGATGCCCCCGAATTGGATAAGCTGGTGCCGTAGCGATGTTGACGGGGAGGGTCAAGTCAAGCTGTTTGGAACGCATTTGCAGGTTGCGTAACAGCCATCCCGTTCCAAACAGAATCCCCCGACTATCGGCTCCGATAACCCACAGTGTAGTCCCGGTTGGGCCGGTTTCACTGACAATACGAAATCCTTCCGGCTGTGCCTCTGGCCGATTGGGTTCGGTATTGGTCGGAACAGGATGGCCAAACAGGTCTTTATCGCCAGTAAGGACCAGAGCGATACGTACCGTGTTAGAAGGCCAGCCAGAGCGCGATGGGAGCGTAATCCCAGTCCGTTTGGCGATTTCTTCCCGAAGCATCTGCGGGGCCGTCTCACGCATTGGCAACGATATAGATGGCGATACCAGTACCACCGCTCGCTGCAACGAAGTGGATTGAGCGTAGAGTGGGCCGAAGCCTGTGAGGACCAGCAGGAGAACGGAGCGTAGCCAACTATAAATAACAGTCGGGTTCATAAGTGAGTAAGGGTAGGAATAGGAAATAACTTATTGATTAAGGGCACGCTGAACTTTTCGAATAGCCTCAGCAAACGATTCCATATCGGTTCGGTCGCCCAGCATGGCCTGCTGAAAAATCCAGACGGCCTCATCGGCACAGGCTCGTTCGGCAACCGGGCAGTACGTCTGCGAATAGTCGACTGAATCAGGGATGGCATAACACATCCAGTTCTTATTCTGAAAAACAGGCTGTTTATATAACGGATGTGGGTAGCCCGACGAGCAGGGTAGGCCTTCAGCCACCAGCATCTTTACGAATTCCTGTTTGGAGGTCTGGTTAAATCTGGATTTGTCGTACCGGAAAATATAAAGATGATAGGCATGAAGGATGTCGATCGGACCTCGGCTCAGTGGCGTAATACCCGCTATATCGGTTAGTAGACTGTCGAGATATAGTCCGTTTTCGTTGCGGAGATGCGTTTGTTTCTCCAGCCGCTTTAACTGCTCGCTCAGCAAAACTGCCTGTAGCTGGGTAATTCGGTAATTACAGCCCGGATTGAAATGATCATACCATTGCCCCGACGGAAGCCTCCCCACGTTCCGCAGGGAGTTCATGGTTTCATACAGGGCATCATCGTTGGTGATTACCATGCCCCCTTCGCCCGATGTCAGGTTTTTGGACGATTGAAAACTAAAACTGCCTGCGTCGCCAATGGAACCTAGTTTCCGGCCCTTGTATTCAGCTCCGTGGCCGTGGGCGGCATCTTCAATGACTCGCAGCTTATGTTGACGGGCAATGTCCAGAATGGCATCCATATCGCAGGGAAGGCCCGCAAAATGAACGGGTATGATGGCTTTGGTTCGTTCTGTGATGGCGGCCTCAATAGCGGCTGGGTCGAGGTTATAGGTATCGGGATGGATATCCACAAAAACGGGTACACAATTAGCCTCCAATACCACGGAGGCTGTCGCAATGAACGTGTAGGGCGGAACAATCACCTCATCGCCCGGACGGACTCCGCAGGCCATCAGCGCCAGTCGAAGTGATACCGACCCGTTTACACAGCTGATAGCGTATTTTGTACCACAATAGGCGGCAAATTGCTGCTCAAACTCGGCTACAGCCCCGGCGCAATCAGGATTTCCCCATTGGCCAGATCGTACTATATCGGCCACAGCCTGAACGTCCTGCTCATCATATATGGGCCAGGGAAAGGTTGTGGTGATACTCTTTTCACCGTTATGGATGGCTAGTTTGGGGGCTATTTCTGATTGACTCATGGCGTATCGGGCAGACGACTTCGGTCATAATACGCCATAAAGCCTCTTTCTGACTATTCGGGGGGAGAATATTTGATTGAGTGATTGAGTGAATTGCTGGCGCAGACTGGTTTTTCACTCAATCGCCAATCACTCAATTACTACTGTGTTGATTAAAAAAGCGTAGGGTTTGGCCGATGTGTTCCTGCCAATAATCCCAGGAGTGGCCGCCTGTAAATTCGTCGTAGGTATGCGGTATCTGGTGAGCAAGGAGTTGCTGGTGTAACGCCCGGTTGGCATCAATCAGATTATCGTCAGTACCGCAGTCGAACCGGAAAGGAGGGAGGCTTGTTTTATGCGTCAGCATCCAGTCCAGAACGCCATCCTGCTCGATAGCTGCCTCTTGTAAGGCCGAAAAATCCTGGACAAACTGACTCAGTTGCGTGAAATGCGTAATGGACGACAGACCGCTGAAGGCACTGAACAGATGCGGGTATTTAGCTCCCAGCCGGAGTGCCCCGAAACCACCCATCGATAAACCCGTAATGAACAATTGAGAGGCTGTGCTTACCGTAGCAAACTGTTCTCGGATAACACCAATTACATCGTCGATAACCCAGGCTTCGTAATCTTCCTGCCGATGCGGTACATAGCCTGACCCATCGCCA
This window of the Spirosoma aerolatum genome carries:
- a CDS encoding DegT/DnrJ/EryC1/StrS family aminotransferase, with the translated sequence MSQSEIAPKLAIHNGEKSITTTFPWPIYDEQDVQAVADIVRSGQWGNPDCAGAVAEFEQQFAAYCGTKYAISCVNGSVSLRLALMACGVRPGDEVIVPPYTFIATASVVLEANCVPVFVDIHPDTYNLDPAAIEAAITERTKAIIPVHFAGLPCDMDAILDIARQHKLRVIEDAAHGHGAEYKGRKLGSIGDAGSFSFQSSKNLTSGEGGMVITNDDALYETMNSLRNVGRLPSGQWYDHFNPGCNYRITQLQAVLLSEQLKRLEKQTHLRNENGLYLDSLLTDIAGITPLSRGPIDILHAYHLYIFRYDKSRFNQTSKQEFVKMLVAEGLPCSSGYPHPLYKQPVFQNKNWMCYAIPDSVDYSQTYCPVAERACADEAVWIFQQAMLGDRTDMESFAEAIRKVQRALNQ
- a CDS encoding alpha/beta hydrolase, with product MSRFFTTELAEQTGLQLITVKSNALKRRADLTVFQPKGSEHSLNIPVVILLHGVYGSHWAWTAKGAVHRTAQVLIDQGVIKPMLLVMPSDGLFGDGSGYVPHRQEDYEAWVIDDVIGVIREQFATVSTASQLFITGLSMGGFGALRLGAKYPHLFSAFSGLSSITHFTQLSQFVQDFSALQEAAIEQDGVLDWMLTHKTSLPPFRFDCGTDDNLIDANRALHQQLLAHQIPHTYDEFTGGHSWDYWQEHIGQTLRFFNQHSSN